In the genome of Methanobrevibacter sp., one region contains:
- a CDS encoding response regulator: protein MNILVVEDELIIQLDIKIELEDNGFVVFTADRGDDAIDIVENNDIDCVLMDINIKGNKNGIETANIIRDNYDIPIIFSTANNDLLNREEFPYVITKPFNINEIKNIIEEVKNL, encoded by the coding sequence ATGAATATATTAGTTGTGGAAGATGAATTGATAATTCAATTGGATATTAAGATAGAACTTGAAGACAACGGTTTTGTAGTATTTACTGCAGATAGGGGTGACGATGCTATTGACATTGTCGAAAATAATGATATCGATTGTGTTTTAATGGACATTAACATAAAAGGAAACAAGAATGGTATTGAAACAGCCAACATAATAAGGGATAACTATGACATTCCAATCATATTCAGTACTGCAAACAATGACTTACTGAATCGTGAGGAATTCCCTTATGTTATTACCAAGCCATTCAATATAAACGAAATCAAAAACATCATTGAGGAAGTTAAAAACTTATAA
- a CDS encoding glycosyltransferase, whose protein sequence is MSNEDIYSKLDSIINKSKKESKSDSYKGKDLNSKLDYIIEKSRTRDEAKEQESPEYARVELKTDNVVSDYSSDFSNLNSRLDDVLLKIEDSAPSYDGEIGAIHSKIDSIASLLNDESKLNEISDKLDDRNDLHALESKLNDIIVKLNRPENNFKQERIDDTNIEEFHSKLDKINTIVKKNHNRAAISDINSKLDSIIKTLEDDSKIDDISDKIDSFQHESKIDIINDKLDYLFTAFKEFSNIDNIHEFNSIKKQFNDILADFDNLKLDEINSNLNSIISSLDDIPKTTSKLETINDTLVHKKDLNKIHTKLDNIKSKETETKVNDILDILNKSNSDIDSKLDEIILSVKNDDYLKEINSKLDEIKADSGIEKIDSKLDDAMDLIGNNRRLNNLDVKVDKVLAEISEKPKEIDFDKIDEILAKMENNAQIEDVDSKVDDVLTILNDDSKLSEISSKLDNSFDFDNINSKLEEILKETLNHQDFETIISKLNSVMEAVDEANSINHDSRIDGDKLKHFNSKLDNILLAVKKESREIDLDELEKIESRLDDLVLKLGEIAKNQVSNERFDVLENKLDNVVSNERIDVLENKLDNVVSNERIDVLETKLDEIASNLANVGKEPVSDTLTINRLNELESKIDMVISIVGDDVDLVSASEVETKFTDIESKIDDIILNLTDNTTDLDIDGKLRIISHKLSESIKEEESEEDSEGEIEEKSLNDDKEKIDDDFGFDPESFESEIISAMEKNRPDIVKDEGGETEKAEESKEVTKVEAEIVEEPLKDEEEEPAEDDTALIEDIARSEYTVKEKRYNFDVSSLKGKEISPLILLLTNNDEDEERLNRIMDEMGADVVNFSEESKASDYIKNNDVDLILLDIDSDVDVTTFLDEIVLFNIPTLLIVDLNKDIPDELFNYSYNFIFKPFTNMEVEQTIYVVLIEHTKNHQLILDAKSNIDEKNQELIIEKVESFLLLFLSVTLIVTGIVTFNITFLQWIIFIPSVLMLIIAFVSLKKIKEPEPFEEPPFVSIIIPAHNEEYSIEGTVRCIGDIDYTHNGKKNFELIVCNDGSTDRTGEILKGLKDEIDVLRIVTRKPPQSGKGKGFVLNDAFNLSKGEIIGVFDADTRVHPDFLDKIVPYLNDPTVEGVQSRVKMFNKDENFVTRMQHVEFSCFANTLRARDIMGFNGFLGGNGQFVKRQTIEDVGKWDGFAVTEDLNLSIKMLIEGKRIRFCGEAAIYQEAVNTWKALFKQRTRWASGNFEALFIYTPVILRSKISPLKKLGIIDHISFYAFNLFIFTGFVIFIVNIIAWFVLHQPTFIRMDAPLIIGLISAFAFFPPLIISLTRDKTNVISFIKDLIGYWMYCYHLIPLFFKTMYSMFTRKERTWDKTEHKISECDPDILLEE, encoded by the coding sequence ATGAGTAATGAGGATATCTACAGTAAATTAGATTCAATTATCAACAAATCTAAAAAAGAATCAAAATCAGATTCATACAAGGGCAAGGATTTAAATTCAAAGCTAGATTACATAATCGAAAAATCCAGGACAAGGGATGAAGCAAAAGAGCAAGAAAGTCCTGAATACGCAAGGGTTGAATTAAAAACAGACAACGTTGTCTCAGATTACAGTTCGGATTTCAGTAACCTGAATTCCAGGCTGGACGATGTCCTGTTGAAGATAGAGGATTCCGCACCAAGCTATGACGGGGAAATAGGTGCGATTCATTCAAAGATTGATAGCATTGCATCATTGTTGAATGACGAATCAAAGCTAAATGAAATTTCAGACAAGCTTGATGACAGAAATGATTTGCATGCTCTTGAATCAAAGTTAAATGATATTATCGTTAAGCTTAACAGACCTGAAAACAACTTCAAGCAGGAAAGGATTGACGATACGAACATTGAGGAGTTCCACTCAAAGCTTGACAAGATTAACACTATTGTTAAGAAGAACCATAACAGGGCTGCAATTTCAGACATCAATTCAAAACTTGACAGCATTATCAAGACACTGGAGGACGATTCTAAAATCGATGACATTTCAGACAAGATCGACAGCTTCCAGCATGAATCCAAGATTGACATCATCAATGATAAGCTGGATTATCTTTTTACAGCATTTAAGGAATTTTCCAACATTGACAATATTCATGAGTTCAATTCAATAAAAAAGCAATTCAACGACATACTGGCTGATTTTGATAACTTGAAGTTGGATGAAATCAATTCCAACCTCAATTCCATAATTTCCAGCCTTGACGATATACCTAAAACCACTTCCAAGCTGGAAACAATAAATGATACGTTGGTTCATAAAAAGGATTTGAATAAGATTCATACCAAACTGGACAACATAAAATCCAAAGAGACAGAAACCAAGGTCAATGACATCCTTGACATATTGAACAAGAGCAATTCAGACATTGATTCCAAGCTGGATGAAATTATCCTCTCAGTCAAAAATGATGACTATCTAAAGGAAATCAATTCAAAGCTAGATGAGATTAAGGCAGATTCAGGCATTGAAAAAATAGATTCCAAGCTTGACGATGCGATGGATTTAATAGGCAATAATCGTAGACTCAACAATCTTGACGTTAAAGTCGATAAGGTATTGGCTGAGATAAGCGAAAAACCTAAGGAAATAGATTTCGACAAGATAGATGAGATATTGGCCAAAATGGAAAACAATGCACAGATTGAAGACGTTGATTCCAAGGTTGATGATGTTCTAACAATCTTGAATGACGACTCCAAGCTAAGCGAAATCTCATCCAAGCTTGACAATTCATTTGACTTTGACAATATCAACAGCAAATTGGAAGAGATATTGAAGGAGACCTTGAACCATCAGGATTTCGAAACAATAATTTCCAAACTAAATTCAGTGATGGAGGCTGTGGATGAGGCCAATTCCATAAATCACGATTCAAGGATAGATGGGGATAAGCTAAAGCACTTCAATTCAAAACTGGACAACATCCTTTTGGCAGTCAAGAAGGAATCAAGAGAAATCGATTTGGACGAATTGGAAAAAATAGAATCCAGATTGGATGATTTGGTTTTAAAATTAGGTGAAATTGCCAAGAATCAGGTTTCCAATGAGAGATTTGATGTTCTTGAGAACAAGCTTGACAATGTTGTTTCAAACGAAAGGATTGATGTTCTTGAGAACAAGCTTGACAATGTTGTTTCAAACGAAAGGATTGATGTTCTAGAAACCAAACTTGATGAGATAGCCTCTAATCTAGCAAATGTCGGAAAGGAGCCTGTTAGCGATACACTTACAATTAACAGACTCAATGAATTGGAGTCCAAGATTGACATGGTCATCAGCATAGTCGGTGATGACGTCGACCTTGTAAGTGCCAGTGAAGTTGAAACCAAGTTTACAGACATAGAATCCAAAATAGACGACATTATACTTAACCTGACCGACAATACCACTGATCTTGATATTGATGGAAAACTGAGAATAATCTCCCACAAGCTAAGCGAATCAATCAAGGAAGAGGAAAGTGAAGAGGATTCTGAAGGTGAGATTGAAGAGAAATCCCTTAATGATGACAAGGAAAAGATAGATGACGATTTCGGATTTGATCCCGAGTCATTTGAATCTGAAATCATTTCCGCAATGGAAAAGAACAGGCCAGACATTGTAAAGGATGAAGGGGGAGAAACCGAAAAGGCCGAAGAGTCTAAGGAAGTCACCAAGGTCGAAGCCGAGATAGTGGAAGAGCCTTTGAAGGATGAAGAGGAAGAACCTGCAGAGGACGATACAGCCCTAATCGAAGACATTGCAAGGTCAGAATATACAGTTAAGGAGAAAAGATACAATTTTGATGTAAGTTCCCTTAAGGGAAAGGAAATATCTCCTTTGATTTTGCTTTTAACAAATAATGATGAAGATGAGGAAAGGCTGAACAGGATAATGGATGAGATGGGTGCCGATGTGGTCAATTTCAGCGAAGAAAGCAAGGCATCCGACTATATCAAGAACAATGACGTTGATTTGATATTGCTTGACATAGATTCCGACGTTGACGTAACCACTTTCTTGGATGAGATTGTTCTCTTTAACATTCCGACACTTCTTATCGTTGATCTCAATAAGGACATTCCTGATGAGCTGTTTAACTATTCATACAACTTCATCTTCAAGCCTTTCACCAATATGGAAGTGGAACAGACAATCTATGTTGTTTTGATTGAACATACGAAGAATCACCAGCTTATTCTGGATGCCAAAAGCAATATTGACGAGAAGAACCAGGAACTGATTATCGAGAAGGTTGAATCATTCCTCCTTCTGTTCCTTTCAGTTACCTTGATTGTTACAGGAATAGTCACATTCAACATAACATTCCTGCAGTGGATCATATTCATCCCATCCGTTCTTATGCTAATCATTGCATTTGTAAGTCTCAAGAAGATTAAGGAGCCTGAACCGTTTGAAGAGCCTCCATTCGTAAGCATCATCATTCCTGCACACAATGAAGAGTATTCAATCGAAGGAACCGTTCGCTGCATCGGAGACATCGACTATACACACAACGGCAAAAAGAACTTCGAGCTTATTGTGTGCAACGACGGTTCAACCGACAGGACAGGTGAGATTCTTAAAGGATTGAAGGATGAAATTGACGTTTTAAGAATCGTTACAAGAAAGCCACCTCAATCCGGTAAGGGTAAGGGTTTTGTACTGAACGACGCTTTCAATCTCTCCAAAGGAGAAATCATCGGTGTATTTGATGCGGATACAAGGGTTCATCCAGATTTCCTGGACAAGATCGTCCCTTACTTGAACGACCCTACAGTGGAAGGTGTTCAGTCAAGGGTAAAAATGTTCAACAAGGACGAGAACTTCGTTACCAGAATGCAGCATGTTGAATTCAGCTGCTTTGCAAATACATTGAGGGCTCGTGACATTATGGGCTTCAACGGTTTCCTTGGAGGTAACGGACAGTTCGTTAAAAGGCAGACCATTGAGGATGTAGGAAAATGGGACGGTTTTGCAGTTACTGAGGATTTGAACCTAAGTATCAAGATGCTGATTGAAGGAAAGAGAATCAGGTTCTGTGGTGAGGCTGCAATCTATCAGGAAGCTGTAAATACCTGGAAGGCCCTTTTCAAGCAGAGGACCAGATGGGCATCCGGTAACTTTGAAGCTCTCTTCATTTACACTCCTGTGATTTTAAGGTCAAAGATATCTCCGCTGAAAAAACTGGGAATCATCGACCACATTTCATTTTATGCATTTAACCTGTTCATTTTCACAGGATTCGTCATATTCATAGTTAACATAATAGCATGGTTCGTATTACATCAGCCAACATTCATAAGAATGGATGCGCCGTTAATAATCGGTTTGATTTCTGCATTTGCATTCTTCCCGCCGCTTATCATTTCATTGACAAGGGACAAGACAAATGTGATTTCATTCATAAAGGATCTTATAGGCTATTGGATGTACTGCTATCACTTGATTCCGCTGTTCTTCAAGACAATGTACAGCATGTTTACAAGAAAGGAAAGAACCTGGGACAAGACCGAGCACAAGATAAGCGAATGCGATCCTGACATTCTATTGGAGGAATAG
- a CDS encoding response regulator: MANKVLIVEDEAITALDLKLSLEELGYEVVDTVDNGHDAVTVAVEERPDVVLMDINLKGDMTGIEAAAQIIKFSIPIIYLTANTDDETFFEANEEGTYGYLTKPYNIIKLKNIIKLTIHRSKIDAQKVNLAHGFIKK, translated from the coding sequence ATGGCAAATAAAGTTCTTATTGTAGAAGATGAAGCAATTACTGCATTAGATTTAAAATTAAGTTTAGAAGAATTGGGTTATGAGGTTGTGGACACTGTTGACAATGGTCATGATGCTGTTACAGTAGCCGTTGAGGAAAGGCCTGATGTGGTTCTTATGGATATCAACCTTAAGGGGGACATGACAGGTATCGAAGCTGCAGCACAGATAATCAAGTTTTCCATTCCAATTATCTATTTGACTGCAAACACAGATGATGAAACTTTCTTTGAAGCAAATGAGGAAGGGACATATGGTTATCTTACAAAACCTTATAATATAATAAAGCTCAAAAATATAATTAAGTTAACCATACACCGTTCTAAAATTGATGCGCAGAAAGTTAATCTAGCACATGGATTCATTAAAAAGTAA
- a CDS encoding sensor histidine kinase produces MQVKELEKGKIVVEDYDSLNFYRNSDKVKESKPLNNPLLISAMNVDVDVIEPVNNGKEFLVKHISEINKNLTYKYTNLNFKDRYYGDIFPDFKDVVYPYMREAYETGKKVNLKFYFYKNNMLKFIIDSVLLYENGEILFLHSNITPTEDTLDFDFDYFDEDHIIDYYIKSINNKESLVIIENKKNNTFNVPDEVYSLFELKKDDYSDFKSLVKDLLFENDISYLIDKTKSITVNNSQATLNFKVLTPKHEVKTFRCFIFGLFDKNEELENIFYFVKDITDYDLTAASLKELNNNLHAIQTLSRGAIYYFNIHGEYMWTSNIRNIVESSTFNYKSDYNIIEDLVLEEDREIYEEAFNSLNKLNPLQNFKVRIKTMKGNIKDINIILKNIYDGNNEIISSSMQVYDITKGTVESNYIRLINAFNAVSSHLKTAVIYGNGKGKFKPSNVIEDILGIPAAEWSESGRKIFIENLVDSSKLEREIERLTNHETDEVNLLLKYKFNGDPNNIKIIRYYLFRDDNNDISGYVEDITEVKEYEKHLKRLNQEKSILLKEVHHRVKNNLQVLSSLLNLEERFYKNEPEEILKSTKKRLKSIALVHEMTYGNMDMESVNLKDYFEIFDKDVYGIYSDEHFIIKNEIDDIDISSNKVTPLILIINEFVSNSIKYAFDYENNGKANIIRKTIKCDGDTCIVEYGDNGKGLPEGFDINRSGGLGWTIINSFVKQLDGEIEQLPGEGTNFRIKFPINGD; encoded by the coding sequence ATGCAAGTAAAAGAATTAGAAAAAGGAAAAATTGTCGTAGAAGATTACGATTCATTAAATTTTTACAGAAATTCTGATAAGGTTAAGGAATCCAAACCTCTTAACAACCCGTTACTTATTAGTGCAATGAATGTTGATGTTGATGTTATAGAACCGGTTAACAATGGAAAAGAGTTTTTAGTTAAACATATCAGTGAAATAAACAAAAATCTGACCTATAAGTACACCAATCTGAACTTTAAGGATAGGTATTATGGAGATATTTTTCCCGATTTTAAGGATGTCGTTTATCCTTACATGAGAGAGGCCTATGAGACTGGAAAAAAGGTTAATTTAAAGTTTTATTTTTATAAAAACAACATGTTGAAATTCATTATCGATTCCGTTTTATTATATGAAAACGGAGAGATCCTATTTTTACATTCCAACATAACACCTACTGAAGATACTTTAGATTTTGATTTTGATTACTTTGATGAGGATCATATTATTGACTATTACATTAAAAGCATTAATAATAAAGAATCTTTGGTGATTATTGAAAATAAGAAAAATAACACATTCAATGTTCCTGATGAAGTATACTCCTTGTTTGAATTAAAAAAAGACGATTATTCTGATTTTAAAAGTTTAGTAAAAGATTTGCTGTTTGAAAACGACATTTCATATTTGATCGATAAAACAAAAAGCATAACTGTTAACAATTCGCAGGCCACATTGAACTTCAAAGTATTGACACCAAAACATGAGGTGAAAACCTTTAGATGCTTCATTTTCGGTCTTTTTGATAAAAATGAGGAACTGGAAAACATATTCTATTTTGTAAAGGACATCACAGATTATGATTTGACTGCCGCAAGTCTGAAGGAACTGAACAACAACCTTCATGCAATTCAAACCCTGAGCAGGGGAGCTATCTATTACTTCAACATTCATGGGGAATATATGTGGACATCCAACATTAGAAACATCGTTGAATCATCCACATTTAACTATAAGTCAGATTACAACATCATTGAAGACCTTGTTCTTGAAGAGGATCGTGAAATATATGAGGAGGCTTTCAATTCCCTGAACAAGCTAAACCCTCTCCAAAACTTCAAAGTTAGAATCAAGACCATGAAAGGCAATATTAAGGACATCAATATCATTCTTAAAAATATCTACGACGGCAACAATGAAATTATTAGCAGTTCCATGCAAGTATATGACATTACAAAGGGAACTGTCGAAAGCAATTACATAAGGCTCATAAATGCGTTCAATGCAGTTTCATCCCATTTGAAAACCGCAGTCATCTATGGAAACGGAAAAGGAAAGTTCAAGCCAAGCAATGTGATTGAAGACATTTTAGGAATTCCTGCCGCCGAATGGTCTGAAAGCGGAAGAAAGATATTTATTGAAAACCTTGTTGACAGCTCAAAGCTTGAAAGGGAAATTGAAAGATTGACCAATCATGAAACAGACGAGGTTAATTTACTTTTGAAATATAAGTTTAATGGAGACCCCAACAATATTAAGATAATCAGATATTATCTTTTCAGAGACGACAACAACGATATATCAGGATATGTTGAGGACATTACCGAAGTTAAGGAATATGAAAAGCATCTTAAAAGATTAAATCAGGAAAAGTCCATTCTATTAAAAGAAGTTCATCACAGGGTTAAAAACAATCTTCAGGTTTTAAGCAGCCTATTGAATCTTGAAGAGAGGTTTTACAAAAATGAGCCTGAAGAGATCTTAAAATCCACCAAAAAGAGATTGAAGTCAATTGCTCTGGTTCATGAGATGACATATGGAAATATGGATATGGAATCGGTCAATCTTAAGGATTATTTTGAGATTTTTGATAAGGATGTATATGGAATATACTCTGATGAGCATTTCATAATCAAAAATGAGATAGATGACATTGACATTTCATCAAATAAGGTTACACCGCTGATTTTGATAATTAACGAATTCGTTTCAAATTCAATTAAATATGCATTTGATTATGAAAACAATGGAAAAGCCAACATAATTAGAAAAACAATAAAATGTGATGGGGACACCTGTATTGTTGAGTATGGGGATAATGGTAAAGGTCTTCCAGAAGGATTTGACATTAACAGATCAGGAGGACTGGGATGGACAATTATCAATTCATTCGTAAAACAATTGGATGGTGAAATTGAACAGCTCCCTGGTGAAGGAACTAATTTCAGAATTAAATTCCCGATAAATGGTGATTAG
- a CDS encoding sensor histidine kinase — MDIIYENDELMVISRIGECSNMEEIRNYQYLYDETSIIEDYIGTDTDNYVVSYNVEAQKYSWSNKILELLDIDNTEDFSNRNLIKEFIVKEDLLKVRELYKEITPENPVIDYDFRILTQKNNLKYIHCNLFAIYDNNDYLKKVFYFFTDKTENKIIKDNLNILTENLEILERSSRSAFYYKNANGKYQWSSNICNIVDCPNREAIHNKDIINELVLEEDREILEKFIDSLSIESPTANFKIRIISRLGILKYLNIFIKNVYDSEGNFEYRNMQVYDVSDMENIQTDLSNLINTFNSVDYNLKTGLIYENYAGKLKVSKMFNHVIGVYRNWSSGGREQFIENLINKNTYLSYYEKFMDYELDQIHLLLYYKFDGYDDDIRIFEYFLKRKNNTISGYIRDISTIKDTEMELKILNNQKSMLIKEIHHRVKNNLQVLSSLLNLEERFYEDAPNEIIDATKKRIKSMALIHELTYNSHILETVNIKKYFDIYDEEMGFVYDDNHIKMKNDISEDINFSTEIMTPLVLIINEFMSNSIKYAFNDENDNDENIISKSIRIEDGNCIVEYKDNGVGLPEDYDIYHSNGLGWTIIISLISQLDGTLEEIESDGIGFRFTFPINR, encoded by the coding sequence GTGGATATAATCTATGAAAACGATGAATTGATGGTTATATCCAGAATAGGTGAATGTTCCAATATGGAAGAAATAAGGAATTATCAGTATCTGTATGATGAAACCAGTATTATTGAGGATTATATAGGTACCGATACAGACAACTATGTTGTTTCCTATAACGTTGAGGCTCAAAAGTACAGCTGGTCAAATAAGATTTTAGAGTTGCTGGATATTGATAACACTGAGGATTTTTCAAACAGAAATCTTATCAAAGAGTTTATTGTAAAAGAGGATTTGTTAAAAGTAAGGGAGCTCTATAAGGAGATAACTCCTGAAAATCCCGTTATCGATTATGATTTTAGAATTTTAACCCAAAAAAATAATTTGAAATATATTCATTGCAATCTTTTCGCTATTTACGACAACAATGATTATCTGAAGAAGGTATTTTATTTCTTTACTGATAAGACTGAAAATAAGATCATTAAAGACAATCTTAACATTTTAACTGAAAATTTGGAGATTTTGGAAAGGTCAAGCAGGTCAGCATTCTACTATAAGAATGCTAACGGCAAATATCAGTGGTCCTCCAATATATGCAATATCGTTGACTGTCCCAACAGGGAGGCAATTCACAACAAGGATATTATCAATGAGCTTGTACTTGAAGAGGACAGGGAAATTTTGGAGAAATTCATTGATTCATTGAGTATTGAATCTCCTACTGCAAACTTCAAAATCAGAATCATTTCTCGTTTGGGGATTTTAAAATACCTTAACATATTTATAAAGAACGTATATGATAGTGAAGGCAATTTTGAATATAGAAATATGCAGGTTTATGATGTTAGTGACATGGAGAATATCCAAACCGATTTAAGCAATCTAATCAACACTTTTAATTCCGTTGATTATAATCTTAAAACAGGATTGATCTATGAGAATTATGCAGGTAAGCTTAAAGTAAGTAAAATGTTTAACCACGTTATAGGGGTTTATAGAAACTGGAGTTCCGGTGGTAGGGAACAGTTTATCGAGAATTTAATCAATAAAAACACCTATTTAAGCTATTATGAAAAGTTCATGGATTATGAACTTGATCAGATTCATTTATTGTTGTACTATAAATTCGATGGCTATGACGACGATATTAGAATTTTTGAATATTTCCTGAAACGTAAGAACAATACTATTAGCGGTTATATCAGGGATATTTCAACTATTAAGGACACTGAAATGGAACTTAAGATTTTGAATAACCAGAAATCCATGCTTATTAAGGAGATTCACCATCGTGTTAAAAACAATCTCCAGGTTTTAAGCAGTCTATTGAATCTTGAAGAGAGGTTTTATGAGGATGCTCCAAACGAGATTATTGATGCAACTAAAAAGAGAATCAAATCAATGGCTTTAATCCATGAACTGACTTATAATTCTCATATTTTAGAAACTGTAAACATTAAAAAGTATTTTGATATTTATGATGAGGAGATGGGCTTTGTTTATGATGACAATCATATTAAGATGAAGAATGATATTTCTGAGGACATTAATTTCAGTACAGAAATTATGACTCCCTTGGTCCTTATTATTAATGAATTCATGTCTAACTCCATTAAATATGCATTCAACGATGAAAATGACAATGATGAGAACATCATATCCAAATCCATTAGAATAGAGGATGGCAATTGTATTGTCGAATATAAGGATAATGGTGTTGGTCTTCCTGAGGATTATGATATTTACCATTCCAATGGTCTTGGTTGGACCATTATCATTTCATTGATTAGTCAGTTGGACGGTACTTTGGAGGAAATTGAAAGTGATGGAATTGGATTTAGATTTACATTTCCAATTAACAGGTAA